From a region of the Janthinobacterium sp. 61 genome:
- a CDS encoding efflux transporter outer membrane subunit, producing MIMPVPALSACARMAALATTLALAGCASMAPPYAPPPLPVAEQYPETDSAGAHAADIAWQAYFADARLQALITQALASNRDIRIAALRVEEARAAYGIQRAEQFPTIALGASGSRARVPGDLSVTGRPMTSAQYQAGLNVSAWELDFWGRVRSLKDSALQTLLASDEARRAVGVALVAQVANGYLGLRELDERVALARATVDSRAESLRIFTRRFEVGSISKLDLTQVETLLSQALSLSAQLEQARAVQAHALAQLVGGPVDLTPVAGEVRRFDDASVLQPLHAGLPSALLAQRPDLVAAEHQLRAAHANIGAARAAFFPTISLTAAYGTASAELSGLFDSGSGAWNFAPRLVLPIFDAGRIRANMDLAEVRRDVAVANYEKSVQGAFREVADALSNRRWLALQVDIGKTTLAAQSERARLAKLRYDNGAAPYLEVLDAQRDLLTVEQQLVQTRRALLSSQVSLYAALGGGAPAAATTFSN from the coding sequence ATGATCATGCCTGTTCCCGCATTATCCGCGTGCGCCAGGATGGCCGCGCTGGCCACCACGCTGGCCCTGGCCGGCTGCGCCTCGATGGCGCCGCCGTACGCGCCACCGCCGCTCCCCGTGGCGGAGCAGTATCCGGAAACCGATTCCGCCGGCGCGCACGCGGCCGATATCGCCTGGCAAGCCTATTTTGCCGATGCGCGCCTGCAGGCGCTGATTACGCAGGCGCTGGCCAGCAACCGCGATATCCGCATCGCCGCCCTGCGCGTGGAAGAGGCGCGCGCCGCGTATGGCATACAGCGCGCGGAGCAGTTCCCCACCATCGCGCTGGGCGCTTCCGGCAGCCGTGCGCGCGTGCCCGGTGACCTGAGCGTGACGGGCCGCCCCATGACAAGCGCGCAGTACCAGGCGGGCTTGAACGTGAGCGCATGGGAGCTCGATTTCTGGGGCCGCGTGCGCAGCCTGAAGGACAGCGCGCTGCAAACCTTGCTGGCCAGCGACGAGGCGCGCCGCGCCGTCGGCGTGGCCCTGGTAGCGCAGGTGGCCAATGGCTACCTGGGCTTGCGCGAACTGGATGAACGAGTGGCGCTGGCGCGCGCCACGGTCGACAGCCGCGCCGAGTCGCTGCGCATCTTTACGCGTCGCTTCGAGGTCGGTTCGATTTCCAAGCTGGATCTGACGCAGGTGGAAACCCTGCTTAGCCAGGCCTTGTCGCTGTCGGCGCAGCTGGAGCAGGCGCGTGCCGTCCAGGCGCACGCGCTGGCCCAGCTGGTGGGCGGCCCCGTCGACCTGACGCCGGTGGCTGGTGAGGTGCGCCGCTTCGATGACGCCAGCGTGCTGCAGCCCTTGCATGCGGGCTTGCCATCTGCCTTGCTGGCGCAGCGCCCCGACCTGGTGGCGGCCGAGCATCAGTTGCGCGCCGCGCACGCCAATATCGGCGCCGCGCGCGCCGCCTTCTTTCCCACCATTTCGCTGACGGCGGCCTACGGTACGGCCAGCGCTGAATTGAGCGGCCTGTTCGATTCGGGTAGCGGCGCCTGGAATTTCGCGCCGCGCCTGGTGCTGCCGATCTTTGACGCGGGCCGCATCCGGGCCAACATGGACCTGGCCGAGGTACGCCGCGACGTGGCCGTGGCCAATTATGAAAAGAGCGTTCAGGGCGCGTTTCGCGAAGTGGCCGACGCGTTGTCGAACCGGCGCTGGCTGGCGCTGCAGGTGGACATCGGCAAGACCACCCTGGCCGCGCAGAGCGAACGTGCGCGCCTGGCCAAGCTGCGCTACGACAATGGCGCCGCGCCCTACCTGGAAGTGCTTGATGCGCAGCGCGACCTGCTGACGGTCGAGCAGCAACTGGTGCAGACGCGCCGCGCGCTGCTCTCCAGCCAGGTCAGCCTGTATGCCGCCCTGGGCGGCGGCGCACCCGCTGCCGCCACCACGTTCTCCAATTAA
- the fabI gene encoding enoyl-ACP reductase FabI, which yields MTAALQQYLPLQGKRGLVVGIANAQSIAWGCASALRAAGAELAVTWLNDKARPHVEPLAQQVQAAIMAPLDVAVPGQLEALFAQIAQQWGGLDFVVHSIAYAPKQDLHGRVTDSSADGFAQAMDISCHSLMRMAKLAEPLMPDGGSLMTMSYLGAEEVIADYGLMGPVKAALEASVRYLAAELGPQGIRVNAISPGPLETRAASGIAHFDRLMADAIERSPMRRLATIEDVGALCAFLAGDGARAITGGTLYVDGGYNILN from the coding sequence ATGACGGCCGCCTTGCAGCAGTACTTGCCTTTGCAGGGCAAGCGGGGGCTGGTGGTCGGTATCGCCAACGCGCAAAGCATCGCCTGGGGCTGCGCCAGCGCATTGCGCGCAGCCGGTGCCGAACTGGCAGTCACCTGGCTCAATGACAAGGCCCGTCCACATGTGGAACCGTTGGCGCAGCAAGTGCAGGCGGCCATCATGGCGCCACTCGACGTGGCCGTGCCGGGCCAGCTCGAAGCGCTGTTTGCGCAGATCGCGCAGCAGTGGGGGGGGCTCGATTTCGTGGTCCATTCCATCGCTTACGCGCCCAAACAAGACTTGCATGGCCGCGTGACGGACAGTTCGGCTGACGGCTTCGCGCAGGCGATGGATATCTCCTGCCACTCCCTCATGCGCATGGCGAAGCTGGCCGAACCCCTGATGCCGGACGGCGGCAGCCTGATGACCATGAGTTACCTGGGCGCCGAGGAAGTCATCGCCGATTATGGCTTGATGGGACCCGTGAAGGCGGCGCTGGAAGCATCGGTGCGCTACCTGGCCGCCGAACTGGGCCCGCAAGGCATCCGCGTCAATGCCATCTCGCCGGGTCCTCTGGAGACCCGGGCCGCTTCCGGCATTGCCCATTTCGACCGCCTGATGGCCGACGCCATCGAACGCTCGCCCATGCGGCGCCTGGCCACTATCGAGGACGTGGGCGCGTTGTGCGCCTTCCTCGCCGGCGACGGCGCGCGCGCCATCACGGGTGGCACCCTGTATGTCGATGGCGGCTACAACATTCTGAATTGA
- a CDS encoding IgA Peptidase M64 yields the protein MQQTPIRSFLCALALAAGTLPVAAATIAAQPATMRLDYQHSGNALGEHYAVERVLVEPLPWPGNPARPIDDSNRGNNLLEVVDIKSGKVLYSRGFSTIFGEWASTDEAKTTTRAFQESVRFPQPEQPVRVRILKRDERGLFSIVWSTDVDPAAQDVIRKQPPAPVKPIPIRVSGPSSGKVDLLIMGDGYTAAEMGKFEATARKLAEHLFTVSPFRERANDFNVWAMAAPTQESGVSRPSTGVHHASPLGTRYDIFGSERYVLTTDNRALRDLAQYAPYEFIEILVNNDTYGGGGIFGQFSTAAANNDWANYLFVHEFGHHFAGLADEYYTSPVAYQSNGERQEPWEPNATALRDPARLKWKNHVKAGTPLPTPWPKEAYDSHAREYQKQRAALRAANRPESEMSDLFKADLAYTQQLFSKAPLRHAVGAFEGANYESSGYYRPEMQCIMFDRSETFCSVCQDGISTIIDLYSRPAKAPRK from the coding sequence ATGCAGCAGACTCCGATTCGCTCCTTCCTCTGCGCTCTGGCGCTGGCCGCCGGCACGCTCCCTGTCGCGGCGGCGACCATTGCCGCCCAGCCGGCCACCATGCGCCTCGATTACCAGCACAGCGGCAATGCGCTGGGCGAACATTATGCGGTTGAACGCGTGCTGGTCGAGCCCTTGCCATGGCCGGGCAATCCGGCGCGCCCTATCGACGACAGCAACCGCGGCAACAACCTGCTGGAAGTGGTCGATATCAAGTCGGGCAAGGTGCTGTATTCGCGCGGCTTTTCCACCATCTTCGGCGAGTGGGCCAGCACTGATGAAGCGAAAACCACCACGCGCGCCTTCCAGGAATCCGTGCGCTTCCCGCAGCCGGAGCAGCCCGTGCGCGTGCGCATCCTGAAGCGCGACGAGCGTGGCCTGTTTTCCATTGTATGGAGCACCGATGTCGACCCGGCGGCGCAGGATGTGATCCGCAAGCAGCCGCCGGCGCCCGTCAAACCGATCCCGATCCGTGTCAGCGGTCCGTCGTCCGGCAAGGTCGACCTGCTGATCATGGGAGATGGCTACACGGCCGCGGAAATGGGCAAGTTCGAAGCGACGGCGCGGAAATTGGCCGAGCACCTGTTTACGGTGTCGCCGTTCCGCGAACGGGCCAATGATTTCAATGTGTGGGCCATGGCCGCGCCGACGCAGGAGTCGGGTGTGTCGCGTCCATCGACGGGCGTGCACCATGCGTCGCCGTTGGGTACGCGCTACGATATCTTCGGCAGCGAGCGCTATGTGCTGACGACGGATAACCGCGCCCTGCGCGACCTGGCGCAATATGCGCCGTATGAATTCATTGAAATCCTCGTCAACAACGACACCTACGGCGGCGGTGGCATCTTTGGCCAGTTCAGCACGGCCGCAGCGAACAACGACTGGGCCAATTACCTGTTCGTGCATGAATTCGGCCACCATTTCGCCGGCCTGGCCGACGAATACTACACCTCGCCCGTGGCCTATCAGTCGAATGGCGAGCGGCAGGAACCGTGGGAGCCGAATGCCACGGCGCTGCGCGATCCGGCCAGGCTGAAATGGAAGAACCATGTCAAGGCGGGCACGCCGCTGCCCACGCCATGGCCGAAGGAGGCGTATGACAGCCATGCGCGCGAGTACCAGAAACAGCGCGCCGCCCTGCGTGCGGCCAACCGCCCGGAAAGCGAGATGAGCGACTTGTTCAAGGCCGACCTGGCGTACACGCAACAGCTGTTCTCGAAGGCGCCACTGCGCCATGCGGTGGGCGCCTTTGAAGGCGCCAACTACGAATCGTCCGGCTACTACCGGCCGGAGATGCAGTGCATCATGTTCGACCGCAGCGAGACGTTCTGCTCCGTATGCCAGGATGGCATCAGCACCATCATCGACCTGTATTCGCGTCCCGCCAAGGCGCCGCGCAAATAA
- a CDS encoding TetR/AcrR family transcriptional regulator, translated as MRTIDPDKHAARRDTIVAAARHCFARKGFHQTSTASICAQAGMSPGNLFHYFPTKQAIIASIVDQEGNETAAYFVGVQGSADAYGALLDFMDLVLALAADGDFAGLALEISAEAMRDPDIAARVARNDVVLRAGVQALLESAAAQGQVDTALDAAQTASWIAALIDGIFNRVAVDPQYAPLAQRASLHLLLARFLRPARS; from the coding sequence ATGCGCACCATCGATCCTGATAAACACGCGGCCCGCCGTGACACCATCGTCGCCGCAGCGCGCCACTGCTTTGCCCGCAAAGGCTTCCATCAGACCAGCACGGCCTCCATCTGCGCGCAAGCGGGCATGAGTCCCGGCAACCTGTTTCATTACTTCCCCACCAAGCAAGCCATCATCGCCTCCATCGTCGACCAGGAAGGCAACGAGACGGCCGCCTATTTCGTCGGCGTGCAAGGCAGCGCCGATGCGTACGGCGCCCTGCTCGATTTCATGGACCTGGTGCTGGCGCTGGCGGCCGACGGGGATTTTGCGGGACTGGCGCTGGAAATTTCTGCCGAAGCGATGCGCGATCCAGATATCGCGGCCAGGGTGGCGCGCAACGATGTCGTGCTGCGCGCCGGCGTGCAGGCGCTGCTGGAAAGCGCTGCTGCGCAAGGCCAGGTCGACACCGCGCTGGATGCTGCGCAAACGGCCAGCTGGATCGCCGCGCTGATCGACGGCATCTTCAATCGGGTCGCCGTCGATCCCCAATACGCACCGCTGGCGCAGCGCGCCAGCTTGCACCTGCTGCTGGCGCGCTTCCTGCGCCCTGCCCGCTCATGA
- a CDS encoding DUF418 domain-containing protein translates to MTATPARIADVDALRGCALFGILAVNIGAFATPWFGLGLTDPAFHDSVDRATHFLVALLFETKFYLLFSFLFGYSFTLQMQAAARADAPFVPRMLRRQAGLWLIGALHAVVLFHGDILTTYALLGIVLLALHRCGERQALSLALILVTVCVGFWGWMAWLQSLQPAGDAAQQAVAMAQKAATALAAYRATPATVILQHLRELSDIWIVLLLVQAPCALAMFLCGLAAGKREMLLHASDYLPLRRRLLWAGTLAGLPGAAFYAWTSVYVQSQAWQLAGLAVGLASAPLLAGTYLALALALFERLRGGTLFPLLADMGRMALSNYLLQSAICAWLFLAYGARLMGSVSPLGALALAIILFCVQLPLSRWWLRGHAYGPVEWLLRALTIAAWPRWRRANAAYL, encoded by the coding sequence ATGACGGCAACACCGGCGCGCATCGCTGACGTCGACGCCCTGCGCGGCTGCGCGTTATTCGGCATTTTGGCCGTCAATATCGGCGCCTTCGCCACGCCCTGGTTCGGCCTGGGCTTGACCGATCCCGCCTTTCACGACAGCGTGGACCGCGCCACGCATTTTCTCGTCGCCCTGCTGTTCGAGACCAAGTTCTATCTGCTGTTTTCCTTCCTGTTCGGCTACAGCTTCACCTTGCAGATGCAGGCTGCCGCGCGCGCCGATGCGCCGTTCGTGCCGCGCATGCTGCGCCGGCAAGCTGGCCTATGGCTGATCGGCGCCCTGCATGCAGTGGTCCTGTTTCATGGCGACATACTCACCACCTACGCCCTCCTGGGCATCGTGCTGCTGGCGCTGCATCGTTGCGGCGAACGCCAGGCACTGTCCCTGGCCTTGATTCTCGTCACCGTCTGCGTGGGGTTCTGGGGATGGATGGCCTGGCTGCAAAGTCTGCAGCCGGCGGGCGACGCCGCCCAGCAGGCCGTGGCCATGGCGCAGAAAGCGGCAACCGCGCTGGCCGCCTACCGCGCCACTCCGGCCACCGTCATCCTGCAGCATCTGCGCGAACTGAGTGACATCTGGATCGTCCTGCTGCTGGTACAGGCGCCGTGCGCGCTGGCCATGTTCCTGTGCGGCCTGGCTGCCGGCAAGCGCGAGATGCTGCTGCACGCAAGCGATTACCTGCCTCTGCGCCGCCGCCTGCTGTGGGCCGGCACGCTGGCGGGATTACCCGGCGCCGCCTTCTATGCATGGACGTCCGTGTATGTGCAAAGCCAGGCATGGCAGCTGGCGGGACTGGCCGTGGGACTGGCGAGCGCGCCGCTGCTGGCCGGCACCTACCTGGCGCTGGCGCTGGCCCTGTTCGAGCGCCTGCGCGGCGGAACGCTGTTCCCCCTGCTGGCCGATATGGGCCGCATGGCCCTGTCGAACTACCTGCTGCAGTCGGCCATCTGTGCCTGGCTGTTCCTCGCGTACGGCGCGCGGCTGATGGGCAGCGTCTCGCCGCTCGGGGCACTGGCGCTTGCCATCATCCTCTTTTGCGTGCAGCTGCCACTGAGCCGCTGGTGGCTGCGCGGCCACGCGTATGGCCCTGTCGAGTGGCTGCTCAGGGCATTGACGATCGCCGCTTGGCCACGCTGGCGGCGCGCCAACGCCGCTTATTTGTAG
- a CDS encoding cyanophycinase, with protein MKSSSSLYHTFRAALLFALALCSFHAVAAPGGSAIGSAPQGTLVIIGGGLRADNAEVWQRIVKLSGGPGARIAVLASAAMNPEKSGESIIKKLNQYGADAFFVPLAVKLANRDYRKAAEDPAIVTQIKSATGIYFAGGDQGRITQALLRPDGSRTAALEAIWSVYRSGGVIAGSSAGAAIMSTTMFYDAKPVLDMLKMGVTDGREIAPGLGFIGSDVFVDQHLLVRGRFARMIPVMLKKGYHLGLGIDENSAMVVDAMRDVEVIGYSGALLIDLSGAISDRGVKNFNISNAAISYLDRGDKFNLVTRVFTPSPDKADNKLDPNQPDMREPVFTNDILGNNAVLDLMGNLIDNAQQEAIGIAFGNPRDPYPDLGFEFRFSKTVNSVGYSSTEAEAYSVLKLRLDIRPIQLRQPLYRYK; from the coding sequence ATGAAATCATCTTCAAGCCTGTATCACACCTTCCGCGCCGCGCTGCTGTTCGCGCTGGCATTGTGCAGCTTCCATGCCGTGGCGGCGCCTGGCGGAAGTGCCATCGGCAGCGCCCCGCAGGGCACCCTCGTCATCATCGGTGGCGGCCTGCGCGCCGACAATGCCGAAGTCTGGCAGCGCATCGTCAAGTTGTCGGGCGGGCCGGGCGCGCGTATCGCCGTGCTGGCCTCGGCCGCGATGAATCCGGAAAAATCGGGTGAAAGCATCATTAAGAAACTCAATCAATATGGCGCCGATGCTTTTTTCGTGCCACTGGCCGTCAAGCTGGCCAATCGTGATTACCGCAAGGCAGCCGAAGATCCGGCCATCGTCACGCAGATCAAGTCGGCCACCGGCATCTATTTTGCCGGTGGCGACCAGGGGCGCATCACGCAAGCCTTGCTGCGCCCGGACGGCAGCCGCACGGCCGCGCTGGAAGCCATCTGGTCGGTTTACCGCAGCGGCGGCGTGATCGCCGGTTCCAGCGCCGGTGCGGCCATCATGAGCACCACCATGTTTTATGACGCCAAACCCGTGCTCGACATGCTCAAGATGGGCGTGACGGATGGACGCGAGATTGCGCCGGGACTGGGCTTCATCGGCAGCGATGTCTTCGTGGACCAGCATCTGCTGGTGCGCGGGCGCTTTGCGCGCATGATTCCCGTGATGCTGAAAAAAGGCTATCACCTGGGACTGGGCATCGATGAAAACAGCGCCATGGTGGTCGACGCCATGCGCGATGTGGAAGTCATCGGCTACAGCGGCGCCTTGCTGATCGACCTGTCGGGCGCCATCAGCGACCGTGGCGTGAAAAATTTCAATATCAGCAACGCCGCCATCAGCTACCTGGACCGGGGCGACAAATTCAACCTCGTCACGCGCGTGTTTACGCCGTCGCCGGACAAGGCCGACAACAAGCTCGATCCGAACCAGCCCGACATGCGCGAGCCCGTGTTTACCAACGATATCCTCGGCAATAACGCTGTGCTCGACCTGATGGGCAACCTGATCGACAACGCGCAGCAGGAAGCCATCGGCATCGCCTTTGGCAACCCGCGCGATCCGTATCCGGACCTGGGTTTTGAATTCAGGTTCAGCAAGACCGTCAACAGCGTCGGCTACAGCTCGACCGAGGCGGAAGCGTATTCGGTGCTGAAGCTGCGCCTCGATATCCGCCCGATCCAGCTGCGCCAGCCGCTGTACCGCTACAAATAA
- a CDS encoding TonB-dependent receptor, with product MHMKRQDDRSIFPRESALAQGVRLALGALSVSAALGMLASAAQAQEQDGEPAPKKMQRVEITGSAIKRLESETALPVQVITRAEIEKAGVTTAAELMARVSANVGGLTDGASINVGGDQRGFNSANLRGVGTSSTLVLLNGRRMANFASPGDDAGVDLNNIPAAALQRVEVLLDGASALYGTDAIGGVINFITRKDYQGVELNVYGSRTDEGGAGKRTASITAGTGDLATDGYNIFAVVDLQKTDRLSSSQRKFIPNLQVPQRLGHLLSSFTSPANIRLSGEQRDYLQDNGFLLNGKPITNRQINLSIPNCSPPANLYLPAGTGGVDACTYDYMGDTELYPKTDKQNLLTRGVLKLNNDHQLYAEVALSRSRSYYVGSSARVIGYLDYSKVPQLANTGLDSIIDEDGNPTARELELRMRLNEAGMRTSQLTSESQRFVVGASGTLAGWDYDVGFNHSVNVVKDRDTHGYVLYDKLLEGIASGDINPFGPSNAKGRALLDSIQVNDEVRHARGTMDALDFKASRALMALGGGDMALAVGGEVRRERTEFRPSALLMSDNINNDAAPEGGVATSDSRKVQAIYSELLLPFTKQWQAQLSGRYDHYQQVGGALSPKIGLTYMPSKQVLLRASAGKGFRAPSMSDLHRPTAYSSTATLPDPVYCASENNDYSVCADNWDTRRYSNDKLKPERSRQFTVGLVLEPSQHWTFSADYWNIKRTDLISEIGDDIILGNLAKYGDLVHRNKDNEIDYIELRKENRGAQKAAGIDITADLHGVKTAWGRFGGHLSGTYVLDSKIQTSPGDDFISNLNKFVTDGVVQRWRHTITLDWDNGPYSASLSNTYSSGYDDQNSAINTDDGSVVKSNRVKAYTLWDMSGAYAVSKQFKLRAGIQNLFNTSPPYSNQAYFFLSGYDPSYSDPRGRRFYASANYSFK from the coding sequence ATGCACATGAAAAGACAGGACGACCGTTCCATATTTCCACGCGAATCGGCGTTGGCGCAAGGCGTGCGTCTCGCGCTGGGCGCCTTGAGCGTGTCGGCGGCGCTGGGCATGCTGGCCAGCGCCGCGCAGGCGCAGGAACAGGATGGAGAGCCTGCGCCGAAAAAAATGCAGCGCGTGGAGATCACGGGGTCGGCCATCAAGCGCCTGGAATCGGAGACGGCGCTGCCGGTGCAGGTCATCACGCGTGCCGAGATCGAAAAGGCGGGCGTGACGACTGCGGCCGAGCTGATGGCGCGCGTGTCAGCCAACGTGGGCGGCCTGACCGACGGCGCAAGCATCAATGTGGGCGGCGACCAGCGCGGCTTCAACAGCGCCAACCTGCGCGGAGTGGGAACCTCATCGACCCTGGTGCTGCTCAATGGCCGGCGCATGGCGAACTTTGCCTCGCCGGGCGACGATGCCGGCGTGGACTTGAACAACATTCCCGCCGCCGCCCTGCAGCGCGTGGAAGTGCTGCTCGACGGCGCCTCGGCCCTGTACGGTACGGACGCCATCGGTGGCGTCATCAACTTTATTACACGTAAGGATTACCAGGGCGTGGAGCTGAATGTCTACGGCAGCCGCACCGATGAAGGGGGCGCCGGCAAGCGCACGGCCAGTATCACGGCCGGCACGGGCGACCTGGCCACGGATGGCTACAATATCTTTGCTGTCGTCGACCTGCAAAAAACAGACCGCCTCAGCTCCTCGCAGCGCAAGTTCATTCCTAACCTGCAAGTTCCGCAGCGCCTGGGGCATTTGCTGTCAAGTTTTACAAGCCCGGCGAATATCCGCCTGTCGGGAGAGCAGCGTGACTATTTGCAGGACAATGGATTTCTGCTCAATGGCAAGCCGATTACCAACCGACAGATCAATCTGTCGATACCGAACTGTTCGCCTCCGGCCAATCTGTATCTGCCGGCCGGAACGGGCGGCGTCGATGCCTGTACCTACGATTACATGGGCGACACGGAGCTGTACCCGAAGACGGACAAGCAGAACTTGCTCACGCGCGGCGTACTGAAACTGAATAATGATCACCAGCTGTACGCGGAAGTGGCGCTGAGCCGTTCGCGCAGCTATTACGTGGGTTCGTCGGCGCGCGTGATCGGCTATCTCGATTACAGCAAGGTACCGCAACTGGCCAATACCGGCCTCGATAGCATCATCGACGAAGACGGCAATCCGACTGCGCGCGAATTGGAACTGCGCATGCGCCTTAATGAGGCGGGCATGCGCACCAGCCAGTTGACCAGCGAGAGCCAGCGTTTCGTGGTGGGCGCCAGCGGCACGCTCGCCGGCTGGGATTACGACGTGGGCTTCAATCACAGCGTCAACGTCGTGAAGGACCGCGATACGCATGGTTATGTCCTGTACGACAAGCTATTGGAAGGCATCGCCTCCGGCGACATCAACCCGTTTGGCCCATCGAACGCGAAGGGCAGGGCGCTGCTCGACAGCATCCAGGTCAATGACGAAGTACGGCATGCGCGCGGCACCATGGATGCACTCGACTTCAAGGCATCGCGCGCGCTGATGGCGTTGGGTGGCGGCGACATGGCGCTGGCTGTGGGCGGCGAAGTGCGCCGCGAGCGCACCGAGTTCCGTCCATCGGCATTGCTGATGAGCGACAACATCAACAACGACGCGGCGCCCGAAGGCGGCGTGGCCACCAGCGACAGCCGCAAGGTGCAAGCCATCTACAGCGAATTACTGCTGCCGTTTACCAAGCAGTGGCAGGCGCAGTTGTCTGGTCGTTACGACCATTACCAGCAGGTGGGCGGTGCCCTTAGTCCGAAGATCGGCCTGACCTACATGCCCAGCAAGCAGGTGCTGCTGCGCGCCTCGGCTGGCAAGGGCTTCCGCGCGCCGTCGATGTCGGACCTGCACCGGCCCACCGCCTACAGCAGTACGGCGACGCTACCGGATCCCGTGTATTGCGCGAGCGAGAACAATGATTACTCCGTCTGCGCCGATAATTGGGATACGCGCCGCTACAGCAACGATAAGCTGAAACCGGAGCGCAGCCGCCAGTTCACGGTCGGCCTGGTGCTGGAACCGAGCCAGCACTGGACCTTCAGTGCCGACTACTGGAACATCAAGCGCACGGATCTGATCAGCGAAATCGGCGACGACATCATCCTGGGCAACCTGGCCAAATACGGCGATCTGGTGCACCGCAACAAGGACAATGAAATCGACTATATCGAGCTGCGCAAGGAAAACCGTGGCGCGCAAAAGGCTGCGGGCATCGATATCACGGCCGACCTGCATGGCGTAAAAACGGCCTGGGGACGTTTTGGCGGCCACCTGAGCGGCACCTATGTGCTCGACTCGAAAATCCAGACCAGCCCCGGAGACGATTTCATCAGCAACTTGAATAAATTCGTCACGGACGGCGTGGTGCAGCGCTGGCGCCATACGATCACCCTCGACTGGGACAACGGCCCGTATTCGGCCAGCCTGTCGAACACCTATTCGAGCGGCTACGATGACCAGAACTCGGCCATCAACACGGACGATGGCAGCGTGGTCAAGTCGAACCGGGTAAAGGCGTACACGCTGTGGGACATGTCGGGCGCGTATGCGGTCAGCAAGCAGTTCAAGCTGCGCGCGGGCATACAGAATCTGTTCAATACCAGCCCGCCGTACTCGAACCAGGCGTACTTCTTCCTGTCCGGCTATGATCCCAGCTATTCGGATCCGCGTGGCCGGCGCTTCTATGCCAGCGCCAATTACAGCTTCAAGTAA
- a CDS encoding MurR/RpiR family transcriptional regulator codes for MKSSASPARNSARTPVAAVLSSPDAAFAQSPLGQALMYVLASGSASQRQIADYLLRNQMRVTALGIEELADSCQVSTATISRFARDIGQKNYSAMRSAMAETLQSLLQPVDKLRRTIERRARATSPITESLEYAAANIAATSDALSPPAMQAVVRRLTRAKVVYVMGFGLSANLAGMLVQHLQPFCPHVVEVVGIGGSEVAAGHLVKLTGQDVLVVISFPRYTLDCIGLASFARDRGACIVALTDSPASPLAELADHALYAQSTHPVLPSSASTALAMIEALAVALMVSNKKNVEKAARLSEVIAAYLYGGEHGVPGPRKAVSRQRKAV; via the coding sequence ATGAAATCATCCGCCAGTCCTGCCCGTAACAGCGCCCGCACGCCAGTGGCCGCCGTCCTGTCGTCGCCCGATGCCGCCTTCGCGCAATCGCCGCTGGGGCAAGCGCTGATGTACGTGCTGGCCAGCGGCTCGGCCTCGCAGCGGCAGATCGCCGATTACCTGCTGCGCAACCAAATGCGCGTGACGGCGCTGGGCATCGAGGAACTGGCCGATAGCTGCCAGGTATCGACGGCGACCATCAGCCGCTTTGCGCGCGACATCGGCCAGAAGAATTATTCGGCCATGCGCAGCGCCATGGCCGAAACCCTGCAATCGCTGTTGCAGCCAGTCGACAAATTGCGCCGCACGATAGAACGGCGTGCGCGCGCCACATCACCCATCACGGAAAGCCTGGAGTATGCGGCCGCGAACATCGCCGCCACGTCCGATGCCCTGTCGCCGCCGGCCATGCAGGCCGTGGTGCGGCGCCTGACGCGCGCCAAGGTAGTGTATGTGATGGGTTTTGGCTTGTCGGCCAACCTGGCGGGCATGCTGGTGCAGCATCTGCAGCCGTTTTGCCCGCATGTGGTGGAAGTGGTGGGCATCGGCGGTTCGGAAGTGGCGGCCGGACACCTGGTCAAGCTGACGGGGCAAGACGTGCTGGTGGTGATCTCGTTCCCCCGCTACACGCTCGACTGCATCGGCCTGGCCAGCTTCGCGCGCGACCGCGGCGCCTGCATCGTGGCGCTCACCGACTCTCCAGCATCCCCCCTCGCCGAACTGGCCGATCACGCGCTGTATGCGCAAAGCACGCATCCTGTCCTGCCCAGCAGCGCCAGCACGGCGCTGGCCATGATCGAGGCGCTGGCCGTGGCGCTGATGGTATCGAACAAGAAGAACGTTGAAAAAGCGGCCCGCCTGAGCGAAGTCATTGCCGCCTATCTGTATGGCGGCGAGCATGGCGTGCCGGGGCCCCGGAAAGCAGTATCCAGGCAGCGCAAGGCAGTATAA